Proteins encoded together in one Qingshengfaniella alkalisoli window:
- the rimO gene encoding 30S ribosomal protein S12 methylthiotransferase RimO: MTANPPDLRPDLAPRARINDAPRPGQPTIGMVSLGCPKALVDSERILTRLRAEGYAISPDYSGAEAVIVNTCGFLDSAKAESLDAIGEALKENGRVIVTGCLGAEPEYITGTHPKVLAVTGPHQYEQVLDAVHTAVPPAPDPFIDLLPASGVSLTPRHYSYLKISEGCNHKCKFCIIPDMRGRLVSRPANAVLREAERLVDAGVKELLVISQDTSAYGVDIKHANSPWQNGEARAHITDLARNLGSLGAWVRLHYVYPYPFVRDLIPLMADGLVLPYLDIPFQHAHPDTLKRMARPAAAARTLDEIVAWRDVCPDITLRSTFIVGYPGETEDEFQTLLDWLDEAQLDRVGCFQYENVEGARANDLPDHIPAEIKQDRWDRFMEKAQAISEAKLAKKVGTLQQVIVDEIDADGIATCRTKADAPEIDGNLFIDEGTDGLNPGDLVTVEVDEASEYDLWGQIRQ; the protein is encoded by the coding sequence ATGACCGCCAACCCGCCTGACCTTCGTCCTGATCTTGCGCCACGCGCCCGCATCAACGACGCCCCCCGTCCCGGCCAGCCGACCATCGGCATGGTCAGCCTCGGCTGCCCCAAGGCGCTGGTGGACAGTGAACGCATCCTGACGCGCCTGCGGGCCGAAGGCTACGCGATCTCGCCGGATTACTCCGGTGCAGAAGCTGTCATCGTGAACACCTGCGGGTTTCTTGACAGTGCCAAGGCCGAAAGCCTTGATGCCATCGGCGAAGCGCTGAAGGAAAACGGGCGCGTCATCGTGACCGGCTGCCTTGGTGCCGAACCCGAATACATTACCGGCACGCATCCCAAGGTTCTGGCCGTGACCGGACCGCACCAATACGAACAAGTGCTGGACGCGGTGCACACCGCCGTGCCGCCCGCGCCGGACCCGTTCATCGACCTGCTGCCCGCCTCGGGTGTCAGCCTGACACCACGCCATTACAGCTATCTGAAAATCTCCGAGGGTTGTAACCACAAATGCAAGTTCTGCATCATCCCCGACATGCGTGGCCGCCTGGTGTCGCGCCCCGCCAACGCCGTGTTGCGCGAAGCCGAACGGCTGGTGGATGCGGGCGTGAAGGAATTGCTGGTCATCAGTCAGGACACCTCCGCCTATGGCGTCGACATCAAGCACGCCAACAGCCCGTGGCAGAATGGCGAGGCCCGCGCCCATATCACCGATCTGGCACGTAATCTGGGCTCACTCGGCGCATGGGTGCGGCTGCACTACGTCTACCCCTACCCCTTCGTGCGCGACCTGATTCCGCTGATGGCCGACGGGCTGGTACTGCCTTACCTGGACATCCCGTTCCAGCACGCCCACCCCGACACGCTCAAACGGATGGCACGCCCCGCCGCAGCCGCACGGACATTGGACGAAATCGTCGCCTGGCGTGACGTCTGCCCAGACATCACCCTGCGGTCGACCTTCATCGTCGGCTATCCCGGTGAAACCGAGGACGAATTCCAGACGCTGCTGGACTGGCTCGACGAGGCGCAACTCGACCGCGTGGGCTGCTTCCAGTACGAAAACGTTGAAGGTGCCCGCGCCAACGACCTGCCCGACCATATCCCCGCCGAAATCAAGCAGGACCGCTGGGACCGCTTCATGGAAAAGGCGCAGGCCATATCGGAAGCGAAGCTGGCCAAGAAGGTCGGCACCCTTCAGCAGGTCATCGTGGACGAAATCGACGCTGACGGAATCGCCACCTGCCGCACCAAGGCTGACGCACCCGAAATCGACGGCAACCTGTTCATCGACGAAGGCACCGATGGGCTGAACCCCGGCGATCTGGTTACGGTCGAAGTGGACGAGGCCAGCGAATACGACCTTTGGGGGCAGATTCGCCAATGA
- the cutA gene encoding divalent-cation tolerance protein CutA, translating into MTDDSPIALKVACPDTDIARTIASAAVGAGLAACGNIIPGVESVFQWQGKVERESEVLLWLTTRTSCLDRLVPLIRKHHPYDLPAITWSITGAEPETADWIKQTTR; encoded by the coding sequence ATGACCGATGATTCGCCCATTGCGCTGAAGGTGGCCTGCCCCGACACGGATATCGCGCGGACCATCGCAAGCGCGGCGGTGGGCGCGGGACTGGCAGCCTGCGGCAACATCATCCCCGGTGTGGAAAGCGTCTTTCAGTGGCAAGGGAAGGTCGAACGCGAGTCCGAGGTGCTCCTGTGGCTCACAACGCGCACATCCTGCCTTGACCGCCTCGTGCCCTTGATCCGCAAGCATCATCCTTATGACCTGCCCGCGATCACGTGGTCGATCACCGGCGCAGAGCCGGAAACCGCAGACTGGATCAAACAGACAACCCGCTAA
- a CDS encoding M48 family metallopeptidase, which yields MLRFYLAVMGVALAGCTVAPSGGPVPSTQPIGTGQPQVSQLPSGDFGAVVRRVEPVAENMCRQRAPQKNCDFLILLDTRKNAPSNAFQTLDKSGRPVLIVTQALVDDTQNADEIAFVLSHEAAHHIEDHLPRTQQSASGGAMVAGLIVAAYGGSPEMVQSAQEFGAMAGARVYSKNYELEADRTGTVIAKAAGFNPVRGAEFFTRISDPGDQFLGTHPPNGDRQRIVQQTAAQLD from the coding sequence ATGCTGCGATTCTATCTTGCCGTGATGGGTGTTGCTCTGGCCGGATGCACGGTCGCGCCGTCGGGAGGCCCAGTGCCGTCCACGCAGCCGATCGGGACGGGTCAGCCACAGGTGTCGCAATTGCCGTCCGGTGATTTCGGGGCCGTTGTGCGACGGGTGGAACCCGTGGCGGAAAACATGTGCCGTCAACGTGCGCCTCAAAAGAACTGCGATTTCCTGATCCTTCTGGATACCCGCAAGAATGCCCCGTCCAACGCGTTCCAGACCTTGGATAAATCGGGACGCCCCGTGCTGATAGTGACACAGGCGTTGGTCGATGACACGCAAAATGCCGACGAGATCGCCTTCGTGTTGAGCCATGAGGCCGCTCATCACATCGAGGACCATTTGCCACGCACGCAGCAATCGGCCTCTGGCGGGGCGATGGTGGCGGGGCTGATCGTGGCTGCCTATGGCGGCAGTCCCGAAATGGTTCAGAGCGCACAGGAATTCGGCGCGATGGCCGGCGCGCGGGTCTATTCAAAGAATTATGAATTGGAAGCCGACCGTACAGGGACGGTGATTGCAAAGGCGGCCGGATTCAACCCGGTGCGCGGGGCGGAGTTCTTCACGCGCATTTCCGATCCGGGCGACCAGTTCCTGGGAACGCACCCGCCGAATGGTGACCGTCAACGCATCGTGCAGCAGACGGCGGCGCAGCTTGATTAG
- a CDS encoding DUF167 domain-containing protein, which produces MADPSEIRVRVTPNARQARIVAEADGGFRVYVTVPPEGGKANAAVIQLLSRHLGVPKSRIMLLRGAKSRDKLFGVSD; this is translated from the coding sequence ATGGCCGATCCGAGTGAAATCAGGGTGCGCGTCACGCCAAATGCGCGACAGGCCCGGATCGTGGCGGAGGCCGACGGCGGTTTTCGCGTCTATGTCACCGTGCCGCCCGAGGGTGGCAAGGCGAACGCTGCGGTTATACAACTGCTGTCCAGGCATCTGGGCGTCCCGAAATCGCGGATCATGCTGCTGCGCGGGGCGAAGTCGCGCGACAAGCTGTTCGGGGTCAGTGACTGA
- a CDS encoding nitroreductase family protein: MPKANPAALDFLLTRRSRPAKTLSAPFPDRAALETILTAAARTPDHGKLEPWRFIVLQGDALTRLADLVPVRGSELDLPEDKITKMRDQFTMAGCVVAVIEVQKPSDKVPAIEQTYSAGAVCLSLLNAALASGWGANWLTGWASLDRGFVEQGLGLMPNESVAGFIHLGTESNEPPDRPRPNLPEITQWVDV, encoded by the coding sequence ATGCCCAAGGCAAACCCTGCCGCGCTCGACTTCCTGCTGACCCGCCGCTCGCGCCCAGCAAAGACACTGTCGGCACCCTTTCCGGATCGCGCAGCGCTGGAAACCATACTGACCGCCGCCGCCCGCACGCCCGACCACGGCAAGCTGGAACCGTGGCGCTTCATCGTGCTGCAAGGCGATGCTCTGACCCGGCTGGCCGATCTGGTGCCTGTCCGCGGATCCGAGCTTGACCTGCCCGAAGACAAGATCACCAAGATGCGCGACCAGTTCACCATGGCCGGATGCGTCGTTGCCGTGATCGAGGTGCAGAAACCCTCCGACAAGGTGCCCGCAATCGAACAAACCTATTCCGCCGGTGCCGTCTGCCTGTCGCTGCTCAACGCCGCGCTTGCATCGGGCTGGGGCGCGAATTGGCTGACCGGCTGGGCATCGCTCGACCGTGGATTTGTCGAACAGGGGCTGGGCCTTATGCCCAATGAATCCGTCGCGGGCTTCATCCATCTGGGCACCGAATCGAACGAGCCGCCAGACCGCCCGCGCCCGAACCTGCCCGAAATCACCCAGTGGGTGGATGTGTGA
- a CDS encoding EI24 domain-containing protein: MIFTDFSKALAQMGDPRFRKVLFAGLGLTVGLFIAFYIGIVWLVGAVFPDVITLPFVGEVTFLQDVASGASLLAAMGLSVFLMVPVASAFTGLFLDEVADAVEGEHYPWLSQAPRAPFLTTVADTIAFLGVMLVANIVALALYLALPPLAPVIFWTLNGYLLGREYFQLVAMRRLGRDGAAQMRRKYAGRIWFAGGLMALPLSIPLVNLLIPILGAATFTHLYHRLSKDACGS, from the coding sequence GTGATCTTCACCGATTTTTCCAAGGCGCTGGCACAGATGGGCGATCCGCGCTTTCGCAAGGTGCTGTTCGCAGGACTTGGCCTGACCGTCGGCCTGTTCATCGCCTTCTATATCGGGATCGTCTGGCTTGTCGGCGCGGTTTTTCCCGATGTGATCACCCTGCCTTTCGTCGGCGAGGTCACCTTCCTGCAGGACGTGGCATCTGGCGCGTCCCTGCTGGCCGCGATGGGGCTGTCGGTGTTCCTGATGGTTCCCGTGGCCTCCGCCTTCACCGGTCTGTTCCTGGACGAGGTCGCGGACGCCGTCGAAGGAGAACACTACCCCTGGCTGTCGCAAGCCCCCCGCGCGCCGTTCCTGACGACAGTCGCAGACACCATCGCATTTCTGGGCGTCATGCTGGTGGCGAACATCGTGGCACTGGCGTTGTATCTCGCGCTGCCGCCGCTCGCGCCCGTGATCTTCTGGACGCTGAACGGCTATCTTCTGGGGCGCGAATACTTCCAGCTCGTCGCCATGCGCCGCCTTGGGCGTGACGGGGCCGCGCAGATGCGCCGCAAATACGCGGGCCGGATCTGGTTTGCAGGCGGGCTAATGGCGCTGCCCCTATCCATTCCTCTGGTCAACCTGCTGATCCCGATCCTTGGCGCAGCGACCTTCACTCACCTGTATCATCGTCTGTCAAAGGATGCATGTGGTTCATGA
- a CDS encoding DUF1467 family protein translates to MSITGAIVLFAVIWFMTFLCALPIRLKTQGDVGECVPGTHVSSPVNPNIGKKARITTVVTLVLWAIIFGIIASGTITVRDIDVMNHMHPLTDDDTGE, encoded by the coding sequence ATGAGTATTACCGGAGCCATCGTCCTGTTCGCCGTGATCTGGTTCATGACGTTTCTGTGCGCCTTGCCGATCCGGTTGAAGACACAGGGCGATGTGGGGGAATGCGTGCCGGGGACTCATGTCTCGTCGCCGGTGAACCCCAATATCGGCAAGAAGGCCCGCATCACCACCGTCGTGACGCTGGTTCTGTGGGCAATCATTTTCGGCATCATTGCATCGGGTACGATTACGGTTCGCGACATTGATGTCATGAACCACATGCATCCTTTGACAGACGATGATACAGGTGAGTGA
- the mce gene encoding methylmalonyl-CoA epimerase, whose amino-acid sequence MIGRLNHVAIAVPDLGAAAAQYRQMLGAEVGGPHDLPDHGVTVVFVDLPNTRIELMSPLGTDSPIAAFLDKSPAGGIHHICYEVDDILAARNRLLAEGARVLGDGQPRTGAHGHPVLFLHPKDFNGCLIELEQPK is encoded by the coding sequence ATGATCGGTCGTTTGAACCATGTGGCTATCGCGGTGCCGGATCTGGGCGCTGCCGCTGCGCAATACCGGCAGATGCTGGGGGCCGAGGTTGGCGGGCCGCATGACTTGCCGGATCACGGGGTGACGGTGGTGTTCGTTGACCTGCCGAATACGCGGATCGAATTGATGAGCCCGCTTGGCACGGACAGCCCGATTGCCGCTTTTCTGGACAAGTCGCCTGCGGGCGGCATCCATCACATCTGCTATGAGGTCGACGATATCCTTGCCGCGCGAAACCGTCTGTTGGCGGAAGGTGCGCGCGTGCTGGGGGACGGGCAGCCCAGGACCGGCGCGCATGGTCATCCCGTGCTGTTCCTGCACCCCAAGGATTTCAACGGCTGCCTGATCGAACTGGAGCAACCCAAATGA
- a CDS encoding response regulator → MSDSIDELITSPRPTAMRPLLGLTILLVEDSRFASEAIRLLCLRSGARIRRADCLASARRHLQTYRPAVVIVDLGLPDGSGADLIRELSRPGGRDHSPAIVATSGDDLAAHRALTVGAQAFLSKPVENLGVFQEAILRLLPEEARPRGPRMIDGDPVQPDELALHDDLAHVADLLNSKDAPQTLDYISQFLDGIARSAKDAGLTEVSATLARMRDDGTPPDQAFGKLRMAIQERLSQRAAI, encoded by the coding sequence ATGAGCGATTCTATCGACGAGTTGATCACATCCCCCCGCCCCACCGCCATGCGGCCCTTGCTGGGACTGACCATCCTCCTGGTCGAAGACAGCCGCTTCGCATCCGAAGCCATCAGACTGCTATGCCTGCGTAGCGGAGCGCGCATCCGTCGTGCGGACTGTCTGGCGTCCGCACGGCGCCATCTGCAAACCTACCGCCCCGCCGTGGTCATTGTCGACCTGGGCCTGCCCGACGGTTCGGGCGCCGATTTGATCCGCGAACTGTCCCGCCCCGGCGGCCGCGATCACAGCCCCGCCATCGTCGCCACCAGCGGCGATGACTTGGCCGCGCACCGTGCGCTGACCGTCGGTGCACAGGCGTTTCTCAGCAAACCAGTCGAGAACCTCGGCGTCTTTCAGGAAGCCATCCTGCGGCTTTTACCGGAAGAAGCCCGCCCCCGCGGACCCCGGATGATCGACGGCGATCCGGTTCAACCTGACGAGTTGGCCCTGCATGACGATCTTGCCCATGTCGCCGATCTGCTGAACAGCAAGGACGCTCCCCAAACGCTTGATTACATATCGCAGTTTCTGGATGGCATCGCGCGCAGTGCCAAGGATGCCGGCCTGACCGAAGTAAGCGCAACGCTCGCCCGAATGCGCGACGATGGCACGCCTCCCGACCAGGCATTCGGAAAACTGCGCATGGCGATTCAGGAACGGCTGTCACAACGTGCCGCGATTTAA
- a CDS encoding DUF1993 family protein → MEPAIYTASVPVFLHYLARVDTLLDKIDAAPDGAAFLSARLAPDMFPVGVQLRTAAGFSLRIAMALAGRDVPDFSDVTPDLDGLRGFVGRSRAALDALSPEAFVDATDRRYAHRAGFADLDQDAWAFLCQYGLPNMMFHLSMAYAGLRQAGLDLGKADFDGLHVYPQGFSFER, encoded by the coding sequence ATGGAACCGGCGATTTACACCGCGTCGGTTCCGGTTTTCCTGCACTATCTGGCGCGGGTGGATACGCTGCTGGACAAGATCGACGCCGCTCCGGACGGGGCGGCGTTCCTGTCTGCGCGGTTGGCGCCTGATATGTTCCCGGTGGGTGTGCAGCTGCGGACGGCCGCGGGGTTTTCGCTGCGGATCGCGATGGCGCTGGCGGGGCGGGACGTTCCCGATTTTTCCGATGTCACGCCCGATCTGGACGGGTTGCGCGGGTTTGTGGGCCGCTCACGTGCGGCGCTGGATGCGTTGTCGCCGGAGGCGTTCGTCGATGCCACGGACCGCAGATATGCCCATCGCGCGGGCTTTGCCGATCTCGATCAGGATGCGTGGGCCTTCCTGTGCCAATACGGGTTGCCGAACATGATGTTCCATCTGTCGATGGCTTATGCCGGGTTGCGGCAGGCGGGGCTGGATTTGGGCAAGGCTGATTTCGACGGGCTGCACGTCTATCCGCAGGGGTTTTCGTTCGAGCGTTAA